CTTGTCCAACCTCCACaacatataaaacatattttgttcaataattaaaatataaaattattaggaattttttataacataaattattaagAGTTAGGGCGGTCAAACTGTGAAACTCTTCATAAGCCTATTACCGCGTTGATTAGCCAAAGTCATCAACATTAGGGTTTATGGCTGTAAAAACGTGCGAATTCATGGAGCAAAATGCTTAGAAACTCAAGGTTTTGTGTTGATTCATCCATAAAGaagatttatatttttaataaaaagatcaTTCAACTTCAACTAATATTTTCCATTAATACATATCATGGACAGCATCCTCAAGCAATTCCAACCAGCTCCAGCtggttaattaaaatttatatttttatatttagaatCTTTTAACAAGGaaccttattttatttattaacaaaattatataattttttactcATGCATTGTggtatatattaattaaatacattataTTTGTTAAAATTCTGGTACAAAATATGTACCGTTTCATGCATCATTTAAAAAACGTAATGTGCCTTATCATAATattcaataaacaaaataataaatataaaataagtctcAAAACATGAAATCGGCAAATAACAACAAaaggaagtaaataaaaaaacaaataaatatgataaaatcatagaacaaataaggaaaaaaaaaactaaaagctaAAGTGTGTGTTAGGAATTAGTtggataacatttacaaactaaACTTAAAAggtgaaaaaaatcattttcaatcattaaattaaatttgtttctatttttccaTAATTCCCCATGGGAAATTTTCCCCTTAAAAACAATATGCATTAAAAATTATATGTggtaagaatttaaaattattataaaaaatttgttaccataaattaatttaaaatatatggtaaaattaagCATTAATCCATACAATTAATTCCCGTAAATAACTTGAAAATATTCGGTGAGATTTAGCTGTAATTAAAAAACAAATGCTAAATGATTTTAGTATTTAGCATTAAGAAAAGGGTTTATTTtcattaattcaaataattattaaataattttttgttctatgggaaatcttaaaaaattaatatatattttaatattttactattcaTTATAATAGTGATCCAAATAATTACacttcaatttaatatataaaattgatatttaaatccGTTTAACTGCAAACCGTCCACACGTGCCTATTAATTTccttgaaaaaaaaggaaaaaggaaaaagaaaatataatattcaaTAGTGCACACCTTTCATGACTGGATCAAGATATATTTGAAGCTTAATAGAAATCACCGACCGGTCCGACCCGGCCCCTCACCTCTTGCTTACGCCATTGTTGGCAAACATTATAAATAGAGAGTTGAAGACTGGACTCTGTCATCCACTTGCGACCCACTTCAGCTTATTATCATAATATCCCCCACCTCAACACCTTTCGCGGAGCTGAGGAAGCTCATTGTTACTCTATTCAAATGGCATCTTCTTCTTTACCTTTTACCTCTCTTCATCCGCAATTTGTTTCACCAAACACAAAATCATCGACCACTAGGTTGTCTTCTCGGCGGATTAGAGCCTCAGTGTCGGAGAAACCACCTGTTCCAGCGCCGGCAGTGGCGGTTCCAGCGAAGGGAGAAACCAAGCTTCCATTGAAGAAAATTCCGGGGAATTATGGGGTTCCTATTGTTGGTCCATTCAAAGATCGACTTGATTACTTCTACAACCAAGGCCGAGACGAGTTTTTTAAATCGAAAATCCAGAAATACAACTCGACAGTGTTTCGGACCAACATGCCACCTGGTCCTTTCATTTCTCAAGATCCAAAGGTTGTCGCTTTACTCGACGGTAAGAGCTTCCCCGTCCTTTTCGATGTCACCAAGGTTGAAAAAAAAGACCTTTTCACCGGCACTTACATGCCTTCAACTGACCTCACCGGCGGCTACCGAATCCTCTCATATCTCGACCCTTCCGAGCCCAAACACGCTAGGCTCAAACAACTCCTCTTTTTCCTCTTGAAATCTAGGAGAGATCATGTAATCCCCGAGTTCCAAGCCTCTTACAATGAGTTATTCGAAACGTTAGAGAAAGAAGTCGCCGAGAAAGGCAAAAGCAGCTTTCAGACAGCTAACGATCAAGCTGGGTTTAACTTCTTGTGCCGGGCTTTCTTCGGTTCAAACCCACCGGATACTAAACTAGGAACCGATGGTCCTAGTTTGATCAGTAAATGGGTACTGTTTCAACTCGGTCCGGTTCTTAAACTCGGTCTCCCAAAGTATGTTGAAGAACTCTTGATCCATACCTTCCCTCTTCCCCCGGCTTTGGTTAAAAAGGATTACCAGAGACTGTATGATTTCTTCTACGAATCATCTGGTTCCATTCAAGATGAAGCTGAGAAACTGGGTATTTCACGAGAAGAAGCTTGCCATAATCTGTTATTTGCTACGTGTTTCAATTCATTCGGTGGCATGAAGATCTTCTTCCCCAACATGCTTAAATGGATTGGCAGGGCTGGAATTAAGCTACACAATAGATTAGCAACGGAGATCAGGTCAGCCATAAGATCCAACGGTGGGAAACTCACAATGGCCGCCATGGAACAGATGCCATTAATGAAATCGGTCGTCTACGAAGCGTTACGGATCGAACCACCGGTCCCGTTACAGTACGGGAGAGCAAAGAAAGATATCGTGATAGAGAGCCACGACGCGGTGTTCCAAGTGAAACAAGGGGAGATGCTGTTCGGGTTCCAACCATTTGCAACGAAAGACCCGAAAATATTCGAGAGAGCGGAGGAGTTTGTGGGGGAGAGGTTCATGGGAGAGGAGGGGGAGAAGTTGTTGAAGCACGTGCTATGGTCAAATGGACCCGAGACTCAGCAACCGACGTTGGGGAACAAACAGTGTGCAGGGAAGGATTTCGTGGTGTTGATGTCGAGGCTTTTGGTGGTGGAATTGTTTAGACGTTACGACTCGTTTGATATCGAAGTGGGTAAGTCGGCTTTGGGGGCTGCCGTTACCGTCACATCCTTGAAGAGAGCTAGTTTTTAAGCCCTACAAGTTTTAGCTTCTGTCAATTGTAAACTTTGACAAAGTCAGTCATGTAATATGATAGAATATTAtatcacatttttttataattaattattttcttatttgcaTGGTTATATGTGGGATATAATCAATTAATATGATAGGCTTATTCCAAGTGCCAAAAACGAGAGATGCAAGGAAATGGTTGTAAAGTAGACGTGACAGCGGTGGAAATCATGATTGTGGGGACAAGTTTAGGCAACAAAAAGAAGAGTACTTGTCTTTAACTCTATGGGCTTTGGGTTATGACAAATCGTTGATATTTTATGCATATCGGCTAATGTAAGCAACTTTGAATTCAAAGTGCGTGTTAGACAGATGTTCAACCGAGAAGTGTTGATATACTGCGTCAAGCATCACGAGTTTACAACCCAAGTACTGTTGGATTCgacctttttatcatttttcattaTCTTAAAACAAGTTGGGGGTAAACTAGTTTTTGTTTTCCTCCTTCAATtaagaaaattacaattttatcattaaattattaaaaaattacaatttgatcattctatatggatttaTCTGTTCGCATTACCTGCACCaatcgaatttttttttctttttttttatagtttagttttttcataaaataattttaaactttatGAATCTttgaaccaaaatttaaataattttttttctccaatCTATGACACTAACTATCAAATTAACTTGaacctaaaatatatttttttgctcACCGTTTTGTATTGATCCACCATTCCGATCATCGAATTATCGTTTGGAACTCATTGgcagaacttaaaaaaaaaaacttag
The genomic region above belongs to Gossypium hirsutum isolate 1008001.06 chromosome D05, Gossypium_hirsutum_v2.1, whole genome shotgun sequence and contains:
- the LOC107904934 gene encoding allene oxide synthase 1, chloroplastic, whose protein sequence is MASSSLPFTSLHPQFVSPNTKSSTTRLSSRRIRASVSEKPPVPAPAVAVPAKGETKLPLKKIPGNYGVPIVGPFKDRLDYFYNQGRDEFFKSKIQKYNSTVFRTNMPPGPFISQDPKVVALLDGKSFPVLFDVTKVEKKDLFTGTYMPSTDLTGGYRILSYLDPSEPKHARLKQLLFFLLKSRRDHVIPEFQASYNELFETLEKEVAEKGKSSFQTANDQAGFNFLCRAFFGSNPPDTKLGTDGPSLISKWVLFQLGPVLKLGLPKYVEELLIHTFPLPPALVKKDYQRLYDFFYESSGSIQDEAEKLGISREEACHNLLFATCFNSFGGMKIFFPNMLKWIGRAGIKLHNRLATEIRSAIRSNGGKLTMAAMEQMPLMKSVVYEALRIEPPVPLQYGRAKKDIVIESHDAVFQVKQGEMLFGFQPFATKDPKIFERAEEFVGERFMGEEGEKLLKHVLWSNGPETQQPTLGNKQCAGKDFVVLMSRLLVVELFRRYDSFDIEVGKSALGAAVTVTSLKRASF